The Chloroflexota bacterium genome window below encodes:
- a CDS encoding S1 RNA-binding domain-containing protein, producing MVSTKSPFCDIIADNGSLHRLQVLPKIMSSQRKSAFNVGQGVDAIVEQVFPFGVFVRLTDGTQAYIRRRELSWASSFEPLEIVQEGDRVQAIIIKLPETGKHMELSHRATLADPWDKVATMYRVGSVVQGTVISIRPYGAFVEILPGVDGLVPLDQLATWKVERPEDVVWVEDTVEAVITRIDAKQRNVRLSVRKRSLQIAKAAKALEKWKRLQARHEPEIQDDTQARALDEHIRDRLVLNGKILVVDDREDVAIPLVNWLIGLGCQAENTGDLTTTRARLKTEQYAAMLLDIDLSGEDGLDLLKDGQEDLAETAIAVMSTPEWLAERVLDIEALRVVAVISKPLDLTEIREFLQAVNSGKPLVPWRATESSATSDQQAPFETFASAIKRGGSLTEQLQSGLEHLVKASKADAALLFHKSSTSAAISVLAQAGDAMIHREALYGLEQSPVGDVIEEDQTVFENQVPARAERKFQKLLGLLPFGSCIGVPVRMQEDTHHGLFLFAKTQNAFHPYRVRDALATAISLSAALERDLLTRHVQQVNTLVLHGQMAAGMGHDIYNALSGIEMRLRNLQNDCNALQINHSEVVNISGFANIKAEAEALTGATSELRTTIGLFQQMMRPGQGGLVDVNTVLGRSAALMRSTARRSRVKIQIERFSDLPAAAGNPAALQQVFLNLMLNAIQHVSSIKAEDGMLMVGTTFDTSSQRPVQIRFTDNGPGIHKVLWERIFALGFSTRPKGSGLGLYFARNLVESLGGTIRVERSVVPFETTFLISLPAAKLE from the coding sequence ATGGTCAGCACAAAAAGTCCATTTTGTGATATCATTGCAGATAATGGTTCCCTTCATCGACTACAAGTGCTTCCGAAAATTATGAGCAGCCAACGCAAATCCGCATTCAATGTTGGCCAAGGCGTCGACGCCATTGTGGAGCAAGTGTTTCCGTTCGGCGTCTTTGTGCGTCTGACCGACGGCACGCAGGCCTATATTCGCCGCCGAGAGCTTTCCTGGGCCTCCTCATTCGAACCGCTGGAAATCGTGCAGGAGGGCGACCGCGTTCAGGCTATCATCATCAAGCTGCCCGAGACTGGCAAACATATGGAACTCAGCCATCGAGCCACTCTCGCCGACCCGTGGGATAAAGTCGCGACGATGTATAGGGTTGGCAGCGTCGTTCAGGGAACAGTCATTAGTATCAGGCCTTACGGCGCGTTTGTGGAGATTCTTCCCGGTGTTGACGGTCTGGTGCCGTTGGATCAACTAGCCACGTGGAAAGTTGAACGTCCGGAAGACGTGGTCTGGGTGGAAGATACCGTAGAAGCGGTCATCACCCGAATCGACGCCAAACAACGTAACGTCCGGCTCAGCGTTCGGAAACGCTCGTTGCAGATAGCCAAGGCAGCAAAGGCCTTGGAGAAATGGAAGCGCCTGCAAGCACGCCATGAGCCGGAGATACAAGATGACACTCAGGCAAGAGCACTCGACGAGCACATCAGAGATAGGCTGGTTTTGAATGGAAAGATTCTTGTCGTCGACGATCGCGAGGATGTCGCCATTCCATTGGTCAACTGGCTGATAGGTCTAGGATGTCAGGCTGAAAACACCGGCGACCTGACCACTACCAGAGCCCGGTTGAAGACAGAACAATACGCTGCCATGCTTCTGGATATTGATCTTTCCGGCGAGGATGGATTGGATCTGTTGAAGGATGGACAAGAGGACCTGGCAGAGACAGCAATCGCTGTCATGAGCACACCAGAATGGCTGGCCGAGCGCGTACTCGATATCGAAGCCCTGCGCGTGGTAGCAGTAATTTCCAAACCTCTTGACCTAACGGAGATCAGGGAGTTTCTTCAGGCCGTCAACTCTGGAAAACCGCTGGTACCCTGGCGAGCAACTGAATCGTCTGCCACCAGTGATCAACAGGCTCCATTCGAGACCTTTGCAAGCGCCATAAAACGGGGTGGGTCACTAACCGAGCAATTGCAAAGCGGCTTAGAACACCTGGTGAAGGCTAGCAAGGCTGATGCCGCGCTGTTGTTTCACAAGAGCTCAACCTCTGCAGCAATCTCGGTTCTAGCCCAGGCAGGCGATGCGATGATCCACCGAGAGGCCCTCTATGGGCTGGAGCAAAGTCCCGTTGGCGATGTCATCGAGGAAGACCAGACTGTTTTCGAGAACCAGGTTCCAGCACGGGCCGAGAGGAAGTTCCAGAAGCTGCTAGGCTTACTTCCCTTTGGATCCTGCATCGGTGTCCCTGTCAGGATGCAAGAAGATACGCATCATGGGTTGTTTCTGTTTGCGAAAACCCAAAATGCCTTTCATCCCTATCGAGTGCGAGATGCCCTGGCTACGGCAATCTCATTGTCAGCGGCGTTGGAGCGCGACCTGTTGACCCGCCACGTCCAGCAGGTCAATACGCTCGTCCTTCATGGCCAGATGGCGGCTGGCATGGGCCATGACATCTATAATGCGCTGTCGGGCATCGAGATGCGACTCAGAAACCTGCAAAACGACTGCAACGCTCTGCAGATAAATCATTCGGAAGTGGTCAATATCTCCGGTTTTGCGAACATTAAGGCGGAGGCCGAAGCACTGACAGGGGCTACTTCAGAGTTGCGCACGACGATAGGCTTATTTCAGCAAATGATGCGACCGGGCCAAGGCGGCCTGGTCGATGTCAACACTGTATTGGGACGGTCAGCAGCGTTAATGCGCTCCACCGCCCGACGGAGCCGCGTTAAGATTCAGATCGAGCGTTTTTCCGACCTTCCCGCGGCGGCCGGCAATCCGGCGGCGCTCCAGCAAGTTTTTCTAAACCTGATGCTCAACGCCATTCAACATGTTTCGTCCATCAAAGCGGAGGACGGAATGCTTATGGTCGGTACAACGTTCGACACGAGCAGTCAAAGGCCCGTTCAGATTCGATTTACCGATAATGGACCAGGAATCCATAAAGTGCTCTGGGAGCGCATCTTCGCCCTCGGCTTTTCTACCCGTCCAAAGGGATCGGGGTTGGGCTTGTACTTTGCCCGAAACCTGGTCGAGTCCCTGGGGGGGACTATTCGCGTCGAGAGAAGCGTCGTGCCCTTCGAAACAACATTCTTAATCTCGTTGCCGGCTGCAAAACTGGAGTGA
- a CDS encoding SDR family oxidoreductase: MVTGSTGGIGEGIAKRFAAEGATVIVNGRRGDQAERVAAEIHQTGGKAIVAVGDLSDDAATARVIDLAQAELRAIDILVNNAAGGEHQDDMTSPPSQWAAAYNINVLSMVRLMQRLLPAMQEQGWGRIINISSAAAIKPPAGMGAYSTTKAAVLNLTVAMAQAMKGDGVTINSVSPGAILTPNMVEMGLAQSMGKTAAEVEAAMNQMMGDIPFARMGQVDEIASVVVFLASELASYVHGANIRVDGGYVPTIN, from the coding sequence TTGGTCACGGGCAGTACAGGCGGCATTGGCGAAGGGATCGCCAAACGGTTTGCTGCCGAAGGGGCGACAGTGATTGTGAATGGCCGTCGCGGCGATCAAGCTGAACGGGTGGCAGCCGAGATCCACCAGACGGGCGGAAAAGCCATCGTTGCTGTCGGCGACCTGAGCGATGATGCCGCAACCGCGCGCGTCATCGACTTGGCCCAAGCAGAACTCAGAGCCATCGATATTCTGGTGAACAACGCGGCCGGCGGCGAACACCAAGACGACATGACATCGCCTCCGTCCCAATGGGCCGCAGCGTACAATATCAACGTTCTTTCCATGGTGCGTTTGATGCAGCGCTTGTTACCGGCCATGCAAGAACAGGGATGGGGCCGGATAATCAATATCTCGAGCGCAGCGGCGATTAAGCCCCCAGCGGGCATGGGCGCATATTCGACAACGAAGGCGGCTGTTCTCAATCTGACTGTTGCGATGGCGCAGGCGATGAAGGGGGATGGCGTGACAATCAACAGCGTCAGTCCGGGTGCCATCCTAACACCCAATATGGTTGAAATGGGTCTGGCGCAGAGCATGGGGAAGACGGCGGCAGAAGTTGAGGCAGCAATGAACCAGATGATGGGTGATATACCGTTTGCCAGAATGGGGCAGGTTGATGAGATTGCCAGCGTAGTGGTCTTTCTGGCCAGCGAACTAGCGAGTTATGTGCATGGCGCGAATATCCGAGTCGATGGAGGATACGTACCAACCATCAATTAG
- a CDS encoding ABC transporter permease, with translation MSASIILWQKQMRKTLVHSEEVFGMLFQPILWVVLFGVGMRSLMGAVMPGSGEGYLTFILPGIVALTAVGAAIGGGSTWLNERMAGIVKEYLVAPIPRLSILLGHALSITTTVMIQSIIILIVGILLGARLNANPLGWLGGFLLIAGYGIGFSGIALAVASRTDSSAGYHMMIFMLQLPLLFWSNSLYPLATLPVWMQIGAMLNPTTYAVTGLRQITMAPAPSMGSVDPIPLWLCFGVTLAFAILGMAVALRAFKSTIR, from the coding sequence ATGAGCGCATCGATCATATTGTGGCAAAAGCAGATGAGGAAGACCCTCGTCCACTCGGAAGAGGTTTTTGGGATGCTGTTCCAGCCAATCTTGTGGGTTGTGCTGTTTGGCGTAGGCATGCGCAGCCTGATGGGGGCTGTCATGCCGGGAAGTGGAGAGGGATACCTGACCTTCATCCTGCCGGGCATCGTCGCCCTCACCGCCGTGGGCGCTGCCATTGGCGGCGGCTCCACCTGGCTCAACGAACGTATGGCAGGTATCGTGAAGGAATACCTGGTGGCGCCTATTCCCCGTCTCAGCATCCTGCTGGGCCACGCGCTGAGCATCACAACCACTGTGATGATCCAGTCGATAATCATCCTAATCGTGGGCATCCTGTTGGGCGCCCGGTTGAACGCAAATCCCCTGGGCTGGTTGGGCGGCTTCCTGCTGATCGCCGGTTACGGCATTGGGTTTTCCGGGATCGCGCTGGCCGTTGCATCGAGAACGGATAGCTCTGCCGGCTACCACATGATGATCTTCATGCTGCAGCTCCCCCTGCTGTTCTGGAGCAATTCACTCTATCCATTAGCTACCTTGCCCGTCTGGATGCAAATTGGGGCAATGCTTAACCCGACCACATACGCCGTCACCGGATTACGACAAATCACCATGGCCCCGGCACCGAGCATGGGCAGTGTCGACCCAATTCCCTTATGGCTTTGCTTTGGCGTCACCTTGGCCTTCGCGATTCTGGGCATGGCGGTTGCTCTGAGAGCATTCAAATCGACCATCAGATAA
- a CDS encoding ATP-binding cassette domain-containing protein, producing MSDSNGSSLAIETTGLVKRYDGQILAVDGIDLTIEKNTIYALLGPNGAGKTTTISMLTTLLEPTAGVATVAGYDAVKQAAEVRRRIGVTFQEIVLDPDLTGRESLDFHGRLYNMEKARRQDKINALLALVQMEEAADRRTNTYSGGMKRRLELARGLMTDPQVLLLDEPTQGLDPQNRVNIWEYIRNLKQNTDITLLLTTHYMEEAEALADRVAIIDHGRIVVEGPPQKLINQMGADVFHVDGAGDKETFIEQVSVLPFVQGVDGGNGVIQISAGSGSGRLLEIIKASQASGFHVDDVSISKPSLGDVFLKYTGRQLRDK from the coding sequence ATGAGCGATTCGAATGGGTCGAGCCTTGCCATCGAAACCACGGGTCTAGTCAAGCGCTACGATGGACAGATATTGGCGGTCGATGGGATAGATCTGACCATCGAGAAGAACACGATCTACGCGCTACTGGGTCCCAATGGCGCAGGCAAAACGACGACCATTTCCATGCTAACCACGCTGCTGGAACCAACTGCCGGGGTGGCCACGGTCGCCGGCTATGACGCGGTCAAACAAGCCGCCGAGGTGCGACGCCGTATCGGCGTGACGTTCCAGGAGATCGTGCTGGATCCTGATCTGACCGGAAGGGAGTCGTTGGATTTCCACGGACGGCTGTACAACATGGAGAAAGCCCGACGCCAGGACAAAATCAATGCGCTACTGGCGTTGGTGCAGATGGAAGAGGCGGCCGACCGGCGCACCAACACCTACTCCGGTGGCATGAAACGACGCCTGGAACTGGCTCGTGGCTTGATGACCGATCCCCAAGTGCTCTTGTTGGATGAGCCAACCCAGGGACTGGACCCCCAGAACCGGGTCAATATCTGGGAATATATCCGCAATCTGAAGCAGAATACAGACATCACTCTGCTTCTGACTACCCATTACATGGAAGAAGCGGAGGCGTTGGCCGATCGGGTGGCCATCATCGATCATGGGCGCATCGTTGTTGAAGGTCCGCCGCAGAAACTCATCAATCAGATGGGGGCCGACGTATTCCATGTTGATGGCGCGGGCGACAAAGAGACATTCATTGAGCAGGTATCAGTCTTACCCTTCGTTCAAGGCGTCGACGGCGGCAATGGTGTGATCCAGATCAGCGCCGGCTCCGGTTCAGGTCGTCTGCTTGAAATCATCAAGGCATCTCAGGCAAGTGGTTTCCATGTTGACGATGTTTCCATTTCCAAACCGAGCCTGGGTGATGTCTTTCTGAAATATACCGGCCGCCAATTGCGAGACAAATAG
- a CDS encoding PadR family transcriptional regulator produces MEKKLVLLGGLRSQAMHGYQLNEMLNQSSGLAITLTKSNAYKLLKNMEQDGWIAAHQEQEGNRPPRRVYTVTPKGEAAFQQLLRESLATYPTPELPSAVALNYLDALPLEEATSLLRQRRQVVKEHFEQLEAFPSEIRESHLGVAYLHRFYANELSWLGELLARLQQGDSDFGTEGVATP; encoded by the coding sequence ATGGAGAAAAAACTGGTGTTGCTGGGTGGCTTGCGGAGCCAGGCTATGCACGGTTACCAGCTCAATGAGATGTTGAACCAAAGCTCAGGGCTCGCCATCACACTGACCAAATCGAATGCCTACAAGCTTCTGAAAAACATGGAGCAGGATGGCTGGATTGCCGCTCATCAGGAACAGGAAGGCAATCGGCCGCCCCGGCGAGTATACACGGTCACGCCTAAGGGTGAGGCGGCGTTCCAGCAACTTCTGCGGGAGAGCCTTGCTACCTACCCGACGCCGGAACTGCCCTCGGCCGTGGCGCTCAACTACCTGGATGCGCTGCCGTTGGAGGAAGCGACTTCACTCTTGCGACAGCGGCGGCAGGTGGTAAAGGAGCATTTTGAGCAACTGGAGGCCTTTCCCAGTGAGATACGGGAAAGTCACCTGGGCGTGGCATACCTGCACCGCTTCTACGCCAATGAACTGTCGTGGCTGGGCGAGCTTCTCGCCCGACTCCAGCAAGGAGATTCCGATTTCGGAACAGAAGGAGTAGCAACACCATGA
- a CDS encoding ABC transporter permease, with translation MTNAVETQSKPTFSSKAGDLASRSGLLIALVILFLGLAIFAPNFLTPRNLLNVLRAVAFNGIIACGMTFMIISGDIDVSVGSAVAWASALLGVLAIQQGWPLWLAVIFVVIQGAAIHAAAGYIRVKWAVPAFVVTLALFMSLRGAARLITNAFPITPFSDGFNFWGGGYVFDVIPVPVIIMLVTFVIFHFISIRTVYGRSVYAVGGNEESARLSGISVWKTRITTFALVGFLSAFSGIILSSRIMSGSSNIAMGLEFEVIAAVIIGGTSLMGGEGTIFGTFLGVLFIGLLGNGMVLMGINPFAQEVIRGLIILVAVLISVIRTK, from the coding sequence ATGACAAACGCAGTTGAAACCCAATCCAAGCCAACATTTTCCTCAAAGGCTGGCGATCTTGCCTCTCGTTCGGGTCTTTTGATTGCCCTGGTTATTCTGTTTCTTGGCCTGGCGATCTTTGCGCCTAACTTTCTCACACCCAGAAATCTGCTGAACGTGCTGCGGGCGGTCGCATTCAACGGCATTATCGCTTGTGGCATGACTTTTATGATTATCTCCGGCGACATTGATGTGAGTGTCGGCTCCGCCGTAGCCTGGGCCTCGGCACTGTTAGGGGTACTGGCAATCCAGCAAGGCTGGCCCCTCTGGCTCGCTGTGATTTTCGTGGTGATTCAGGGAGCAGCCATTCACGCCGCCGCCGGCTATATTCGGGTGAAGTGGGCGGTGCCGGCCTTCGTGGTCACTCTGGCCCTGTTTATGAGCCTCCGGGGCGCAGCCCGGCTGATCACCAATGCCTTTCCCATTACCCCATTCAGTGACGGATTCAACTTCTGGGGAGGCGGTTACGTTTTCGACGTGATTCCGGTACCAGTGATCATCATGCTGGTGACCTTTGTTATTTTCCACTTCATCAGTATCCGCACCGTGTATGGCCGATCGGTCTACGCCGTTGGGGGTAACGAAGAGTCTGCGAGACTCTCGGGTATCAGCGTATGGAAGACGCGCATCACAACCTTTGCCCTGGTTGGATTTCTGTCAGCCTTCAGCGGCATCATCCTGTCGTCCAGAATCATGTCCGGATCATCGAACATTGCGATGGGCCTGGAGTTTGAGGTCATCGCGGCGGTCATCATCGGCGGCACCAGTCTGATGGGCGGCGAGGGAACGATCTTCGGCACCTTTTTGGGGGTACTGTTCATCGGTCTGCTCGGCAATGGCATGGTATTGATGGGCATTAACCCCTTTGCCCAGGAAGTGATCCGGGGGTTGATTATCCTTGTAGCGGTGCTGATTAGCGTCATCCGTACGAAGTAA
- a CDS encoding sugar ABC transporter ATP-binding protein — protein sequence MTAILQTRGLSKQYPGVKALDNMDFTLHTGEVRALLGKNGAGKSTLVKILSGAIGPDDGTITIDDQEVIFKSPQDSFEQGISTVYQEMSLVPGLTVAENILLGRWPKQKRLGITFIDRKEMLRTADEALGQLEVDIDLSQQASRLNVAQQQLVEIAKAISFDPRVMILDEPSSALPAEEVDTLHRVVRRLAEQGRAIIYVTHRLQEIPRVADSVTVLRDGRKIGTIPVEEATPERITSMMIGGAWQRTEWQRDAKLGRVKLSVRNLNRHGLLNDVSLDLRSGEVLGIAGLLGSGRTELLRAIFGLDPIDSGEIRVDDTLIDKPGPIAMKANGIGFTPEDRKREGLVLVFPVEDNLTLASLQRVSNNGVLNPGKEQELAEDMVGNLDIRTASLDVQTRTLSGGNQQKVVIGNWLNTLPEVLMMDEPTRGIDIQAKEQIFTLVRDLARQGLAVLFVSSEIEEVLDVSDRILIMNQGRITHEKQHDEVDLEQLMSLAMEELSE from the coding sequence ATGACCGCCATCTTGCAGACCAGAGGTCTGAGTAAACAGTATCCCGGTGTGAAGGCCCTTGACAATATGGATTTCACGTTGCATACGGGCGAGGTGCGGGCCCTGCTGGGAAAAAACGGTGCCGGCAAGTCTACCCTGGTGAAGATATTGAGCGGCGCGATCGGCCCCGATGACGGAACCATCACCATCGACGATCAGGAAGTGATCTTCAAATCACCCCAGGACTCCTTCGAGCAGGGCATTAGCACCGTCTATCAGGAAATGAGCCTGGTGCCAGGATTGACCGTTGCCGAGAACATCCTGCTGGGCCGTTGGCCAAAACAAAAAAGGCTTGGAATAACCTTCATTGACCGAAAAGAAATGTTGCGGACTGCTGATGAGGCGCTTGGTCAGCTTGAGGTTGATATTGACCTTTCCCAGCAAGCATCTCGCCTGAATGTGGCACAGCAACAGTTGGTTGAAATCGCCAAGGCCATCTCCTTTGACCCACGCGTGATGATACTGGACGAACCCTCCAGCGCATTGCCTGCCGAAGAGGTCGATACGTTACACAGGGTCGTGCGTCGTCTGGCTGAACAAGGGCGGGCAATCATCTACGTGACGCACCGGCTTCAGGAGATTCCCAGAGTAGCCGATAGCGTCACCGTACTGCGAGATGGCAGGAAGATCGGTACGATTCCGGTGGAAGAGGCCACGCCTGAGCGCATCACCAGCATGATGATCGGCGGCGCCTGGCAGCGTACGGAGTGGCAACGGGATGCCAAGTTAGGCCGGGTCAAGCTGTCGGTGAGAAACCTGAACCGCCACGGCCTGCTGAATGATGTTTCCCTGGATCTCCGGTCCGGTGAAGTTTTGGGAATCGCCGGGCTGCTTGGCTCAGGACGCACAGAGTTGCTGCGAGCCATTTTCGGCCTTGATCCCATCGACAGTGGCGAGATCCGTGTGGACGATACGCTCATCGACAAACCCGGCCCTATTGCAATGAAGGCCAACGGAATCGGATTCACCCCGGAAGACAGAAAACGGGAGGGCCTGGTCCTCGTATTCCCGGTCGAGGATAACCTGACCCTGGCCTCTCTGCAGCGCGTCAGCAACAACGGGGTCTTGAATCCCGGAAAGGAACAGGAGCTGGCCGAAGATATGGTTGGAAACCTGGATATAAGAACAGCCAGCCTGGACGTTCAGACGCGAACCTTGAGTGGTGGCAATCAGCAGAAGGTTGTCATCGGCAACTGGCTGAACACGCTGCCCGAAGTGCTGATGATGGATGAACCGACACGGGGCATCGACATCCAGGCCAAAGAGCAGATTTTTACGCTGGTGCGCGACCTGGCGCGGCAGGGATTGGCCGTGCTGTTTGTGTCATCGGAAATCGAGGAAGTGCTGGATGTTTCCGACAGGATCCTGATCATGAACCAGGGGCGCATAACCCACGAAAAACAACACGATGAAGTCGACCTGGAACAGTTAATGTCGCTGGCGATGGAGGAATTATCCGAATGA
- a CDS encoding substrate-binding domain-containing protein: MNLKRFLPVLALALMIGLLVAGCAPTAAPAVPATSDEQPGTEDAAPATDQDDKLVIAGVVFQSDTFMQTVQNGIQAAADEAGVELILGNTENDLAKESSMIDDYITRGVDAILITPISADGSVAALTRAKEAGITIICFNTCVSEEGIADAYLVTKNEDLGSTTGAAAVKFIEEQLDGNATIGLLNCDQFEGCPPRKEGFLAQVTQLPGVEVVADQAGWVADDALPVSEAMLEANPTINLLWAANEGGTVAHALAVQSSGLAGEVFVVGTDMNNQMAQMLQADNNILQGVTGQAPFQMGFDALNTTLAALAGETVSALQNTPTIYFGRGDDEMINRFVKTEGNAVFEVPGADAGAMEEKPMMSGEDLTIAGVVFQSDTFMQTVQNGMAAAADEAGSELILGNTENDLAKESSMIDDYITRGVDAILITPISADGSVAALKRAKEAGITIICFNTCVSEEGIADAYLVTKNEDLGSTTGAAAVKFIEEQLDGNATIGLLNCDQFEGCPPRKEGFLTQVTQLPGVEVVADQAGWVADDALPVSEAMLEANPTINLLWAANEGGTVAHALAVQSSGLAGEVFVVGTDMNNQMAQMLQADNDILQGVTGQAPFQMGYDTFMTMLKVLGGEKVESVINTPTIYFGRGDDEMINRFVETEGNAVFEIE; this comes from the coding sequence ATGAATCTCAAACGCTTTTTGCCAGTCCTCGCGCTGGCGCTCATGATTGGCCTGCTCGTAGCAGGCTGTGCGCCGACTGCAGCACCAGCAGTACCGGCCACTTCCGACGAACAACCTGGCACTGAAGATGCGGCACCTGCGACCGATCAGGATGACAAACTGGTGATAGCCGGCGTTGTCTTCCAGAGCGATACCTTCATGCAGACCGTTCAGAATGGTATTCAGGCAGCCGCTGACGAAGCGGGCGTCGAGTTGATCCTTGGCAACACCGAGAACGATCTGGCCAAGGAAAGCAGCATGATCGACGACTACATCACTCGCGGGGTCGATGCGATTCTCATCACCCCCATCTCAGCTGATGGCTCTGTTGCGGCCTTGACGAGGGCCAAGGAAGCCGGCATCACTATCATCTGCTTCAACACCTGTGTCAGTGAAGAGGGTATCGCCGATGCATACCTGGTAACCAAGAACGAAGACCTGGGCAGCACAACCGGTGCAGCCGCCGTCAAGTTTATCGAAGAACAGTTGGATGGCAACGCTACGATCGGCCTGCTCAACTGCGACCAGTTCGAAGGTTGTCCGCCCCGCAAGGAAGGCTTCCTGGCACAGGTAACTCAATTACCGGGTGTGGAAGTCGTTGCCGATCAGGCCGGCTGGGTAGCAGACGACGCGCTGCCTGTGTCGGAAGCCATGCTCGAAGCCAATCCCACCATCAACCTGCTCTGGGCTGCCAACGAGGGTGGCACCGTGGCCCACGCGCTGGCGGTTCAGTCCTCCGGCCTGGCTGGTGAAGTGTTTGTGGTCGGCACCGACATGAACAACCAGATGGCCCAGATGCTTCAGGCCGATAATAACATCCTTCAGGGTGTCACCGGCCAGGCACCCTTCCAGATGGGCTTCGATGCCTTGAACACCACCTTGGCTGCGCTGGCAGGTGAGACTGTTTCCGCCCTGCAAAACACGCCAACCATCTATTTCGGTCGCGGCGACGATGAGATGATCAATCGATTCGTCAAAACCGAGGGCAACGCGGTATTCGAGGTACCCGGAGCCGATGCTGGCGCCATGGAAGAAAAGCCCATGATGAGTGGCGAAGACCTGACCATAGCCGGCGTCGTCTTCCAGAGCGATACCTTCATGCAGACCGTTCAGAACGGTATGGCAGCCGCTGCCGACGAAGCCGGTTCCGAACTGATCCTCGGCAACACCGAGAACGATCTGGCCAAGGAAAGCAGCATGATCGACGACTACATCACTCGCGGGGTCGATGCGATTCTCATCACCCCCATCTCAGCTGATGGCTCTGTTGCGGCCTTGAAGAGGGCCAAGGAAGCCGGCATCACTATCATCTGCTTCAACACCTGTGTCAGTGAAGAGGGTATCGCCGATGCATACCTGGTAACCAAGAACGAAGACCTGGGCAGCACAACCGGTGCAGCCGCCGTCAAGTTTATCGAAGAACAGTTGGATGGCAACGCTACGATCGGCCTGCTCAACTGCGACCAGTTCGAAGGTTGTCCGCCCCGCAAGGAAGGCTTCCTGACACAGGTAACTCAATTACCGGGTGTGGAAGTCGTTGCCGATCAGGCCGGCTGGGTGGCAGACGACGCGCTGCCTGTGTCGGAAGCCATGCTCGAAGCCAATCCCACCATCAACCTGCTCTGGGCTGCCAACGAGGGTGGCACCGTAGCCCACGCGCTGGCGGTTCAGTCCTCCGGCCTGGCTGGTGAAGTGTTTGTGGTCGGCACCGACATGAACAACCAGATGGCTCAGATGCTTCAGGCTGACAACGACATCCTGCAGGGTGTCACCGGCCAGGCACCTTTCCAGATGGGTTATGACACCTTCATGACCATGCTGAAGGTACTCGGCGGCGAAAAGGTAGAATCAGTAATCAATACCCCGACCATCTACTTCGGTCGCGGCGACGATGAGATGATCAATCGATTCGTCGAAACCGAGGGCAACGCCGTCTTCGAAATCGAATAA